TCAATTGatctgttaattttttaacaaaatctTTATACTGATTTAACTCCTTCTCCAGATCGTTTCGAGTATTTGATAGGCTGTCGTTCTGTCGACTAATATTATGCTCCCCTTGGGCTATCATCTTCTTGCTCTCATTGAGATGCATCTGCATTTCTGATAATCGTTTTTTGTACTCCATCTTTTCCTTCAGTAAGCAGTCACACTTATCCTTCAATGTCTCATTTTCCATCTGAATCTTAATGGAATAATTGTGAAAATTAGGATCATCTGATTTATTAGCTCGTGAGGTCGATAGTTCCTGGTCGGATTTTGCGAGTTTCAGCGATAGATCTTGATTTTCCTTTTTAACGGACTCACATTTCTGCTTTAGAGTTTCATGGGCAATTTCCATTTGCGCTATTTTAATCTTTGCATTTTCCAGTTCACTCTGGAGTTCAAGAAGCTTTCTCTGTTCCTCAACAGCACTTGACAACTTCTTCTCCAGACGTTTGCAGTCCTCCTCGAGTTCGGCAATTCTCTCTGAATGCTCTGTACAGTGATCAGGGAAAAGGACACTTATTTGGTGATTTGGATGGGCACTTCTAAGTTCAGCCAGAGCTTCATCTTTTGCCCTTTCAATTTCAGCATCAATCTTTTTACGATACTCAACTCGATGTTTTCTTTCACTGCTCAGATCTTTTTCTAattctattattttatttttatgtgcTTCACACTCCAGTGTTAGCCTCGCcgtgatttttatttggaCCTCACATTCTCGCTTTGTTCTTTCCAATTCAGCTTTTTGAGCCTCGAATTTGGCGTAAGTTGTTTTCAATTCTTGGATCTCATTTCGATGATCGTTGATCAATTGCTCTTTACTTCCACACACGTCTATGTACATTTCTTTCACTCGATTTAGTTCTTTTTGTGTTTGCTCCAGTTGAACTGTCAACTGAAGGATATCGTCCTGAGCCTCTTGTCGGAGTCTCTCAATAGCTTTGTCATGCATTTCGAGGTACTCTTTATTATATTCGTCaatcatttgattttctcGTTGCTGAAGAGTCtcctgattaattttttccaaagtCTCTTCTTGATGTGCTAGAGTTTCCTCTAATTTCTGTTCTAATTTATCTTTGTCTCGACGAAGAGTGTCATTTTTACTCTTCATATCCGTCAATTGGTCTGATAATCGTTGAATTTGGGAGTTTGCTTTGATTGTGTGCTCTGTCAGTAACGATTTTAATTCTTGCTCCAGCTCGTTGACTCGTTTTGCATAACGTGCTGCCTCTTGTTGACAGGTTTTTGCCAGAGTTTGAGCTTTCTCTAGCTCCTTGTTTTGCTGAGCTATGGTGTTCTCAAGACGTCCAATTTCTTTTCGTTTAACAGCTTGACCTGATATGCAACGCTGAAGCTCACCCTGCAATTTATTCGTTATGTCGTCATTCCCTCGAGATTTGTTGTGAAATTCACCGAGTTTCATTTGACGAATTGAGTCAGATCCTTCTTCCATTGTCGTCGTTAAGAGAGATTCGTAGTGATGAGCGTCTGACTTAGCCACTTCTAGTTTatgctgtgaaaaaaattgtaagtaTTGATTAATTCGAATAAAGCATTATTTGAATGGGTAATCGAGAGAAGTGAAGTCCTACCTGTAAATCTTGAATCATTTTTCGCAATTCCTCTTTCTCCTGAGACAGTAAATTTACTTTACTCTGAAGCTGTATGTTCTCCTGAGCGTCATTTGAAGCCATGAGATTCCTGCATTGAGTCTGACTTATTTCAAGAGCCTCAGCCAAACGATTCATTGCGTCGCCCTTTTCCACAATGAGTGTTTCGTGGGCTCTACGTACATCAGCTAGTTTGTGCTCCAAAGTAACGTATGAAGATTCCTAGAAgcatataaattatttaactaCATTGATCATTAGTCGAATATATAAAGAAATTCTTGCTCTTTCCAGAAATACTAGTAAATCTCTGAAATCCCTTGAGAATGAGAACTCATTCGTTCAACTAACAATTCATTTGGCATTGAAAAGTACATGTCATACCTTGGCATTCAGTTTATCTGTAAGCATATCAATCTGCGTCTGCATATTTCTGATCTCAAGAACATGTTTCTCTTGCGCTTGCTTCAACATTTTCTCATGCGTCTTATCATTAGCCTGTAGTGTCTGCACCCTCTCAAGAACACTGATCTTCTGCTGCAATTCTACCACTGAGCTTCTCGCCACTGACATATCCTCAGTAACATTTTGATTCGTCTTCTCCATAACAGCAGTTTTCTCTTGAAATTCAGCCACCTGACCCTGCAGCTCAATAATTTGAGCTTTAGCATCAACTAGTGAATTTTGGGCTTGGTTTCTCGACAGATTAGATCGTTCGATCTCCGCCTGTGCCAGCGCCAACTTTCTCATCAACTGAtccttctcctcctccttctcCACATGTAATTGCTGGAGTTTTTCAGTGAGCTGCTGAATCTCCCTCATCCTGACTGAGTACAAAACCTCGAGTTGTTCTTTGCTGTTGTACTCAGCCCTTTTGTACGCATTAGTATCGTTAA
The DNA window shown above is from Diachasmimorpha longicaudata isolate KC_UGA_2023 chromosome 7, iyDiaLong2, whole genome shotgun sequence and carries:
- the Asl gene encoding centrosomal protein of 152 kDa, which codes for MEAPGLSLFQGSDSIHISGGGQRQEEEEEQEDLRRRNEELKNILTNAFDGYEDEDDVSSVNSSHNYTDASRGVDSIIDKSSIHEREEKGPTVSQYQNEFGVYGQRDTSSLPSRDGDKGPTVSDMQREYGVYGSLSTPHNNNKDNKSLNSVGHSPYELPRPPSLTNPASYPHDLRAQINDGYTLLENYPYNYQTPSNHYDGVKQNYQNNGYIRPYENNIAPRDSREYSGCDNEVDSEHHNHCYKSSPNGCAINDTNAYKRAEYNSKEQLEVLYSVRMREIQQLTEKLQQLHVEKEEEKDQLMRKLALAQAEIERSNLSRNQAQNSLVDAKAQIIELQGQVAEFQEKTAVMEKTNQNVTEDMSVARSSVVELQQKISVLERVQTLQANDKTHEKMLKQAQEKHVLEIRNMQTQIDMLTDKLNAKESSYVTLEHKLADVRRAHETLIVEKGDAMNRLAEALEISQTQCRNLMASNDAQENIQLQSKVNLLSQEKEELRKMIQDLQHKLEVAKSDAHHYESLLTTTMEEGSDSIRQMKLGEFHNKSRGNDDITNKLQGELQRCISGQAVKRKEIGRLENTIAQQNKELEKAQTLAKTCQQEAARYAKRVNELEQELKSLLTEHTIKANSQIQRLSDQLTDMKSKNDTLRRDKDKLEQKLEETLAHQEETLEKINQETLQQRENQMIDEYNKEYLEMHDKAIERLRQEAQDDILQLTVQLEQTQKELNRVKEMYIDVCGSKEQLINDHRNEIQELKTTYAKFEAQKAELERTKRECEVQIKITARLTLECEAHKNKIIELEKDLSSERKHRVEYRKKIDAEIERAKDEALAELRSAHPNHQISVLFPDHCTEHSERIAELEEDCKRLEKKLSSAVEEQRKLLELQSELENAKIKIAQMEIAHETLKQKCESVKKENQDLSLKLAKSDQELSTSRANKSDDPNFHNYSIKIQMENETLKDKCDCLLKEKMEYKKRLSEMQMHLNESKKMIAQGEHNISRQNDSLSNTRNDLEKELNQYKDFVKKLTDQLNSPSDVKKRDMYLDVRVKQLELELQEKDAQLQRLKELDKIKAERDQLVTKLKTQAMHFEQYVKSQRQVSAELNLSPRSLQDVVDFQKLQEIPNEEIHPKADELRMIEDQHREKQRHIEEKYKSVLIDLNKRYDEKTKELEAAKEAIMAEKLRLHNSFKEQKQLVGQVIEAKLEGYRQELVARKLKIEELQTELKKKEMDMEEEKNYMAQMMAQWAAEIEGSKRKEKKMQEDIDRLQQMENTLREEVKGLQIKEKKFKESFDTLKHKYQVAKTTAQNYREYAAKEKEFYSLECKRIDEGYKEAICRVQQNFYDILEAQEKEAKKTIEQVEKDHEEQLQKLRQKKKYKEKS